In Methermicoccus shengliensis DSM 18856, a single genomic region encodes these proteins:
- a CDS encoding phosphotransacetylase family protein — MRPIFIASTCACAGKSALCMGLLSVLTERGYRVGYMKPVGNALVDVDGVLMDEDAIMMSQLFHLGDSLEVITPLLATERLVHDALMGKTKALSDRVLSAFQQISRDRDVVLVEGASGVEFGAVFGLEASKLSSLMGAVNVLVSPYTRGLADSVLAGVTLLGQEGLCGVIINAVPGERMEWTESLVGGFLDSRGIDVLGVVPHEPALGKLKVQEVADIINAQVIAGEEGLERPVNELLIGAMDLQSSIRAFRRGASSVVITGAGRSEIISAAIECNVGCVVATGEHVPECALLSHAEQRGVPLLHFRGDVLSAIERMEEVLGRMRIKSEEDVDIAHRLVEEHIDVDALLRCARGEEKRKCA; from the coding sequence ATGAGACCCATATTTATTGCGTCCACGTGTGCATGTGCTGGCAAGAGTGCCCTCTGCATGGGTCTGCTCTCGGTCCTCACCGAGAGGGGCTACAGAGTGGGGTACATGAAGCCAGTGGGCAACGCCCTCGTGGATGTGGATGGTGTGCTGATGGACGAGGATGCCATCATGATGAGCCAGCTTTTCCATCTCGGGGATTCCTTGGAGGTGATTACTCCGCTGCTGGCAACCGAGCGGCTGGTGCACGATGCGCTCATGGGAAAGACCAAGGCACTTTCCGACAGGGTACTCTCAGCGTTCCAGCAGATATCGAGAGATAGGGACGTCGTGCTCGTGGAGGGAGCATCTGGCGTGGAGTTTGGTGCGGTGTTTGGGCTTGAGGCATCGAAGCTCTCATCCCTGATGGGGGCCGTCAATGTGCTCGTCTCTCCATACACGAGGGGACTGGCTGACAGCGTGCTTGCGGGCGTGACACTCCTCGGGCAGGAGGGGCTGTGCGGTGTAATCATAAACGCTGTGCCAGGAGAGCGAATGGAATGGACGGAATCGCTGGTGGGAGGCTTTCTCGACAGCAGGGGCATAGATGTGCTTGGTGTGGTGCCCCACGAGCCAGCCCTTGGCAAGCTGAAGGTGCAGGAGGTGGCAGATATCATCAATGCACAGGTGATTGCAGGTGAGGAGGGGCTCGAGCGGCCCGTCAATGAGCTGCTCATAGGTGCTATGGACCTTCAAAGCTCCATCAGGGCATTCAGAAGGGGTGCCAGCTCTGTGGTGATCACTGGAGCTGGCCGCTCGGAGATAATCTCGGCGGCCATTGAGTGCAATGTGGGGTGTGTGGTGGCAACGGGTGAGCATGTGCCAGAGTGTGCACTGCTCTCGCATGCCGAGCAGAGGGGTGTTCCGCTCTTGCACTTTAGGGGGGACGTCCTGTCCGCCATAGAGAGGATGGAGGAGGTGCTGGGAAGAATGAGGATAAAGAGTGAGGAGGACGTTGACATTGCCCATCGGCTGGTGGAGGAGCACATCGATGTGGACGCCCTCTTGAGGTGTGCGAGGGGTGAGGAGAAGAGGAAATGCGCATGA
- a CDS encoding acetate--CoA ligase family protein: MSLLRSLLFPHSVAVIGATPREGKVGHAVLSNMLSFEGDVYPVNPKYEQVLGLKCYPSVLDVPSCEMAVVIIPARAVPHVVEQCGMAGVKVAVVISAGFRESGIEGLKLEREMLKAAQEYGVRILGPNCLGVANPRIGLNATFTATIPHAGKVGVLSQSGALLTSIMDWAYQMKLGFSAVVSLGNKADIGENEVLEALREDEGTAVVLGYLEGASDGRGLMRVARAVTRQKPVVFLKAGRTGAGSKAVSSHTGSLAGSDVAYEAAFGQCGILRAYSLEELFDIGMLLSAYPELKVRRVGVLTNAGGLGILAADACVLHGLELAQLSPSTIEQLKRVLPPAASFYNPVDVLGDADAHTYASALSALCDDEGVDAVVCLTSPQAMTDVEAVARAIAAVGSKKPIVACLVGGSRTEQGMRILRERGVPTYPYPERAVFSLGRVRTLREGWDEDEPVRFKVDRASVRTIIERALELRKSTLGVEHIELLEAYGIPTAPSVLTRDIDEALRAASAIGYPVVLKVVSPHISHKTEVKGVITGISDASELESAYSALMARVGRYAPDALVEGVLVQQMVEGREVVLGISEDEQFGKLLMFGLGGVYVEVLRDVVFRVSPVGRSQALKMIRDIRAYPLLSGVRGEERYDVEAVAECIQRLSQLAEENPEIVELDINPMVVRREGDGCVAVDFRATLRR, translated from the coding sequence ATGAGCCTTCTTAGGAGCCTGCTCTTTCCCCACTCAGTGGCGGTCATCGGTGCAACTCCCAGGGAGGGCAAAGTGGGCCATGCGGTGCTCTCCAACATGCTCTCCTTTGAAGGAGATGTGTATCCCGTAAACCCCAAGTATGAGCAGGTGCTGGGGCTGAAATGCTATCCTTCCGTTTTAGATGTGCCCTCGTGTGAGATGGCGGTGGTGATAATACCCGCCAGAGCCGTACCCCACGTGGTGGAGCAGTGCGGGATGGCGGGCGTGAAGGTGGCAGTGGTAATCTCGGCTGGCTTTAGAGAGAGCGGTATAGAGGGGCTAAAGCTCGAGAGAGAAATGCTCAAGGCGGCACAAGAATATGGTGTTCGCATCCTTGGGCCCAACTGCCTTGGGGTCGCAAACCCCCGCATCGGGCTAAATGCCACGTTTACTGCCACCATACCTCATGCTGGAAAGGTGGGGGTGCTCTCTCAGTCGGGTGCTTTGCTGACCTCCATCATGGACTGGGCGTACCAGATGAAGCTGGGCTTCTCCGCTGTGGTGAGCCTTGGAAACAAGGCAGACATCGGGGAGAACGAGGTTCTGGAGGCGCTCAGGGAGGATGAGGGCACTGCTGTCGTCCTGGGCTACCTCGAAGGGGCTTCGGATGGGAGGGGGCTGATGAGGGTGGCGAGGGCTGTTACGAGGCAAAAGCCCGTGGTGTTTTTGAAGGCTGGGAGGACGGGAGCGGGGTCGAAGGCGGTCTCGTCCCACACTGGCTCTCTTGCGGGCTCTGATGTGGCCTATGAAGCCGCATTTGGCCAGTGTGGCATCCTTCGGGCATACTCCCTCGAGGAGCTGTTCGATATCGGAATGCTTCTTTCGGCTTATCCCGAGCTGAAGGTTAGGAGGGTTGGAGTGCTCACCAATGCAGGGGGTCTCGGCATCTTGGCAGCGGACGCGTGCGTGCTCCATGGACTCGAGCTGGCACAGCTCAGCCCGTCCACCATCGAGCAGCTAAAGCGCGTGCTGCCACCAGCAGCCTCCTTCTACAACCCCGTGGACGTGCTCGGCGATGCGGATGCCCATACATACGCGTCAGCCCTTTCGGCGCTGTGCGATGACGAGGGCGTGGATGCCGTGGTGTGTCTGACCTCTCCACAGGCGATGACGGATGTGGAGGCAGTGGCACGGGCAATAGCCGCCGTCGGGAGCAAAAAGCCCATCGTGGCATGTCTCGTCGGGGGTAGCAGAACAGAGCAAGGGATGCGCATCCTCAGGGAGAGAGGGGTCCCCACATACCCCTATCCAGAGCGGGCAGTGTTCAGCCTTGGTAGGGTGCGCACGCTGCGCGAGGGCTGGGATGAGGACGAGCCCGTGCGCTTTAAGGTAGACAGAGCGAGCGTGAGGACAATCATCGAAAGGGCGCTGGAGCTAAGGAAGAGCACGCTCGGGGTGGAACACATCGAGCTTCTTGAGGCGTACGGCATTCCCACCGCACCCTCTGTGCTCACAAGGGATATCGATGAGGCACTGCGGGCAGCATCCGCCATAGGCTATCCCGTGGTGCTCAAGGTGGTATCACCCCATATCTCCCACAAGACAGAGGTGAAGGGCGTCATCACGGGCATATCGGATGCCAGCGAGCTCGAGAGTGCGTATTCTGCGCTCATGGCGAGGGTGGGACGGTATGCCCCAGATGCGCTTGTGGAGGGTGTGCTCGTCCAGCAGATGGTGGAGGGGAGGGAAGTGGTGCTCGGGATAAGTGAGGATGAACAGTTCGGAAAGCTGCTCATGTTTGGGCTCGGAGGGGTGTATGTGGAGGTGCTCAGGGACGTGGTGTTCAGGGTGTCTCCTGTGGGACGCTCCCAGGCCCTCAAGATGATAAGGGACATCAGGGCATATCCGCTGCTCTCTGGTGTGAGGGGGGAGGAAAGATATGATGTCGAGGCGGTGGCGGAGTGCATCCAGAGGCTCTCCCAGCTTGCAGAGGAGAACCCCGAGATCGTTGAGCTGGACATCAACCCCATGGTCGTTCGCCGAGAGGGTGACGGATGTGTGGCAGTGGACTTTAGAGCCACGCTGAGGAGGTAA
- a CDS encoding Zn-ribbon domain-containing OB-fold protein, with protein MGIARFWREIPSRYSLSGTRCTVCGEYFFPPRSVCPNCRRSGNVEPYTFRGEGEVVTYTVIHTAARGFERHAPYVLAIVKLDEGARVTAHVVCPPEEVHIGMRVKAAFRRLGEDNEKGLIYYGTKFVPA; from the coding sequence ATGGGAATAGCGAGGTTCTGGAGGGAGATACCCAGCAGGTACAGCCTGAGTGGCACAAGATGCACGGTGTGTGGAGAGTACTTCTTTCCGCCAAGGAGTGTGTGTCCCAACTGCAGACGCTCTGGGAATGTTGAGCCGTACACGTTCAGGGGCGAGGGCGAGGTGGTCACATACACGGTAATCCACACAGCGGCGAGGGGGTTTGAGAGGCATGCACCCTATGTGCTCGCCATCGTGAAGCTCGATGAAGGGGCAAGAGTCACTGCCCATGTGGTGTGTCCACCAGAAGAGGTGCACATAGGCATGAGGGTAAAGGCTGCGTTCAGGAGACTTGGGGAGGATAATGAGAAGGGGCTCATATACTATGGCACGAAGTTCGTGCCAGCCTGA
- a CDS encoding thiolase domain-containing protein, whose translation MRDVAVIGVGCTRFGELWESSFRDLIVSAGVEALEDAGVAGEDIDAMFVGNMSGGQFIKQEHIGSLIADYSGLATLSIPSVRVEGACASGGLAMHEAVLAIASGYYDIVVAAGVEKMTDVGVDVATDALAAASDREWEGFVGATFPGLYAMIARLHMHEHGTTREQLAHVAVKNHANAMHNPNAQFRRKITLEDVLSSPMVADPLRVLDCSPISDGAAAVVLAAREVADRLCETPVYVRASACATSSISLHNRRDITTLDATVVAAGRAFAQARLSPHDIDVAEVHDCFTIAEICAIEDIGFCKKGEGGPMTEEGQTQIDGSIPVNPSGGLKACGHPVGATGIKQVVEIVEQLRGEAGKRQVEGAEVGLTHNVGGSGGTAVIHILSR comes from the coding sequence ATGAGAGATGTGGCAGTGATAGGCGTGGGATGCACACGGTTTGGTGAGCTCTGGGAGTCCTCGTTCAGAGACCTGATAGTGAGTGCGGGCGTGGAGGCGCTGGAGGATGCCGGGGTTGCGGGCGAGGACATAGACGCCATGTTCGTGGGCAACATGAGTGGAGGCCAGTTCATCAAGCAGGAGCACATAGGCTCCCTCATCGCCGACTACTCTGGCCTCGCCACCCTAAGCATACCCTCGGTGAGGGTGGAGGGAGCGTGTGCCTCGGGTGGGCTTGCGATGCACGAGGCGGTGCTCGCCATTGCCTCTGGGTACTATGACATCGTGGTGGCTGCGGGTGTTGAGAAGATGACCGATGTGGGGGTGGATGTGGCAACAGATGCGCTGGCGGCAGCATCTGACAGAGAATGGGAGGGCTTTGTGGGAGCGACATTTCCGGGCCTGTATGCCATGATTGCCCGCCTCCACATGCACGAGCATGGTACCACGAGGGAGCAGCTTGCCCACGTGGCTGTGAAGAACCATGCCAACGCCATGCACAACCCAAACGCCCAGTTCAGAAGGAAAATCACGCTGGAGGATGTGCTGAGTTCCCCCATGGTGGCAGACCCACTGAGGGTGCTGGACTGCTCACCCATCAGCGATGGGGCGGCAGCGGTCGTGCTCGCAGCCCGTGAGGTGGCGGATAGGCTGTGTGAGACTCCTGTATATGTCAGAGCCTCGGCGTGCGCCACAAGCTCGATATCGCTGCACAACCGAAGGGACATCACCACCCTCGATGCCACCGTGGTGGCGGCAGGCAGGGCGTTTGCACAGGCAAGACTTTCCCCGCACGACATCGACGTGGCAGAGGTGCACGACTGCTTTACGATAGCCGAGATATGTGCAATAGAGGACATAGGCTTCTGTAAAAAGGGAGAGGGAGGACCAATGACGGAAGAAGGCCAGACCCAAATCGATGGCAGCATCCCAGTGAACCCTTCTGGAGGGCTAAAGGCGTGCGGACACCCCGTGGGAGCCACGGGCATCAAGCAGGTGGTGGAGATCGTGGAGCAGCTCAGGGGTGAGGCAGGCAAGAGACAGGTGGAGGGTGCAGAGGTTGGGCTCACACACAACGTGGGCGGCTCTGGAGGTACTGCGGTGATCCATATACTGTCGAGGTGA
- a CDS encoding hydroxymethylglutaryl-CoA synthase encodes MDVGLVSYGVYIPRYRIRVEDIARVWGKDASTIIRGLGVWEKSVPDLDEDTVTIAVEAARHALKRAHIDPKRIGAVYTGSESHPYAVKPTSTIVAEAIGATPMLTAADYEFACKAGTAALQTCMGLVSSGMIDLGLAIGSDVAQGAPNDALEFTAAAGGMAAVVGRAKEAVAVIDDTCSFTTDTPDFWRREGQPYPEHGGRFTGEPAYFRHVAAATRALLEKTGTRPEDYDYVVFHQPNGKFPKNVAAKLGFSKEQLAPGLVVGRLGNTYSASSLIGLAAVLDVARPGERVLLTSFGSGAGSDSFSLTITDRIEEIRGGAPTVEELLADPIYLDYGMYAKHKGKIRM; translated from the coding sequence GTGGATGTAGGTTTGGTATCCTATGGGGTGTACATACCGAGGTACAGAATCAGGGTCGAGGATATAGCAAGGGTGTGGGGTAAGGATGCCTCCACCATCATCAGGGGGCTGGGGGTATGGGAAAAGTCAGTACCAGACTTGGACGAGGATACGGTTACCATTGCCGTGGAGGCAGCAAGGCATGCCCTTAAGCGTGCGCACATAGACCCCAAGCGCATTGGTGCTGTATACACGGGCTCGGAGAGCCATCCCTATGCAGTAAAGCCCACGAGCACCATCGTTGCAGAGGCAATTGGTGCGACCCCAATGCTCACTGCAGCCGATTATGAGTTTGCGTGCAAGGCAGGTACTGCTGCCCTCCAGACGTGCATGGGTCTCGTGTCCTCTGGGATGATAGACCTCGGGCTGGCAATAGGCTCGGACGTCGCTCAGGGCGCACCCAATGATGCGCTCGAGTTCACGGCTGCAGCTGGTGGCATGGCGGCAGTGGTGGGAAGGGCCAAAGAGGCGGTTGCTGTAATCGATGATACGTGCTCGTTCACCACAGACACCCCAGACTTCTGGAGAAGGGAGGGTCAGCCCTATCCAGAGCATGGAGGAAGGTTCACGGGTGAGCCCGCATACTTCAGACATGTGGCTGCTGCAACAAGGGCGCTTCTCGAAAAGACGGGCACCCGTCCAGAGGACTACGACTACGTGGTGTTTCATCAGCCCAACGGCAAGTTTCCGAAGAATGTGGCAGCCAAGCTTGGCTTTTCGAAGGAGCAGCTGGCGCCCGGGCTGGTGGTGGGCAGGCTGGGCAACACCTACTCTGCCTCATCATTGATTGGGCTTGCTGCCGTGCTCGATGTGGCACGGCCCGGGGAGAGGGTGCTGCTCACCTCATTTGGCTCTGGTGCGGGAAGCGACTCGTTCTCCCTCACAATAACTGACAGAATAGAAGAGATAAGAGGGGGCGCACCCACCGTCGAGGAGCTGCTGGCAGACCCCATATACCTCGACTATGGGATGTATGCGAAGCACAAGGGCAAGATAAGGATGTGA
- a CDS encoding helix-turn-helix domain-containing protein codes for MEGGTGYSARANERGDIRVRLAERMAGEITLSDSPGETLRKWRMSFGIAQTELSAYLGISPSVVSDYESGRRRSPGVQTVKRIVNAIIDMDIAKGGSKVRAYTAMMYGFNPNVIYDMEEYELPMSVEELAERIDASVVLDVKSKKPLYGHTIIDSIRAILELSSNEFQRLYGWSTERALIFTKVSTGRSPMVALRVTSFKPGAVVLHGISKVDEMALKIAEIEQIPVLTTLMDISNIIEALHRK; via the coding sequence ATGGAGGGAGGCACAGGGTATTCAGCACGGGCCAATGAGAGAGGCGATATCAGGGTGAGGCTTGCCGAGAGGATGGCGGGGGAGATTACTCTCTCCGATAGCCCGGGCGAGACTCTCAGGAAGTGGAGGATGAGCTTTGGCATTGCCCAAACTGAGCTTTCCGCCTATCTTGGAATATCTCCATCGGTGGTGTCAGACTATGAGAGCGGCAGGAGACGCTCACCCGGTGTGCAGACCGTGAAGAGAATTGTGAACGCCATAATAGACATGGACATTGCGAAGGGGGGTAGCAAGGTCAGGGCATATACCGCCATGATGTATGGGTTCAACCCCAATGTGATATACGACATGGAGGAGTACGAGCTCCCCATGAGTGTGGAGGAGCTTGCAGAAAGAATAGATGCCTCGGTGGTGCTCGATGTGAAGAGCAAGAAGCCCCTGTATGGGCACACAATCATCGACAGCATCAGGGCGATACTCGAGCTTTCCTCCAACGAGTTTCAGCGGCTGTATGGGTGGAGCACTGAAAGAGCCCTCATATTCACCAAGGTGAGCACGGGCCGCTCGCCCATGGTGGCGCTCAGGGTGACCAGCTTCAAGCCCGGCGCAGTGGTGCTTCATGGGATAAGTAAGGTGGATGAGATGGCGCTGAAAATCGCCGAAATCGAGCAGATACCAGTGCTCACCACCCTGATGGATATTAGCAACATCATAGAGGCACTGCACAGGAAGTGA
- a CDS encoding zinc finger domain-containing protein, with protein sequence MHGESMVRTRGMSHCVSCGVALIERGSVRLPCPMCGEEIGRCPRCRVLSTAYVCKKCGFRGP encoded by the coding sequence TTGCACGGTGAGTCAATGGTCAGGACAAGAGGTATGAGCCACTGCGTCTCCTGTGGTGTGGCGCTCATTGAGAGGGGCTCTGTAAGGCTTCCCTGTCCCATGTGTGGGGAGGAGATAGGAAGGTGCCCAAGGTGCAGGGTGCTGAGCACCGCATACGTGTGCAAAAAGTGTGGATTTCGGGGTCCATGA
- a CDS encoding elongation factor 1-beta, giving the protein MGEVAAKIRVMPESTETDLEALKQRVRDVLPEGVRLHAFSLEPIAFGLKALIVVVILADAEGGTEGVEKAIAGLDGVESVNVVEVGLL; this is encoded by the coding sequence ATGGGAGAGGTAGCGGCAAAGATAAGGGTGATGCCAGAGAGCACTGAGACGGACTTGGAAGCTCTCAAGCAGAGGGTAAGGGATGTGCTTCCCGAGGGTGTGAGGCTGCATGCCTTCTCGCTCGAGCCAATTGCCTTCGGGCTGAAGGCCCTCATAGTGGTGGTGATTCTCGCCGATGCAGAGGGTGGCACGGAAGGGGTGGAAAAAGCCATCGCTGGGCTGGATGGCGTGGAGAGTGTGAACGTAGTCGAGGTGGGGCTGCTTTAG
- a CDS encoding 3-dehydroquinate synthase II, protein MKDKLIWLKADEGSWEDVKPVVIKALEAGAHCILARPEHVKSIRELGGITIASQEPDGDIILYPLDTTPDTPLPDVAQLIGEIDALRGSGKEVAALVVIRNKACEELAARIGKHCDYLVVIGTDWKVIPLENLIASLQGYDVQLIAGVKDSEEARLALETMEHGADGVLLSTSDPNEVVRTVRVARSAGTGRVELVPARITSIRQVGMGDRVCVDTCALMSVGEGMLVGSQANGFFLVHSETEESPYVAARPFRVNAGAVHAYIKVGEKTRYLSELQAGDEVMVVDAQGNTRLEVVGRVKIERRPLVLVEAEVEDKRIKILLQNAETIKLVSKEGVPLSITSLKEGDEVLVHTENIGRHFGMRIEESIIEK, encoded by the coding sequence ATGAAGGACAAGCTCATATGGCTGAAGGCTGACGAGGGGTCATGGGAGGACGTAAAGCCCGTTGTTATAAAGGCACTCGAGGCTGGAGCACACTGCATACTCGCACGTCCAGAGCACGTTAAAAGCATAAGGGAGCTCGGTGGAATCACCATAGCCTCCCAAGAGCCCGATGGGGATATTATCCTCTACCCCTTAGACACCACCCCAGATACTCCTCTTCCAGATGTGGCGCAGCTGATTGGTGAGATTGACGCCCTCAGGGGCAGTGGAAAAGAGGTGGCAGCCCTTGTGGTGATAAGAAACAAGGCATGTGAGGAGCTTGCCGCAAGAATAGGAAAGCACTGCGACTACTTAGTGGTGATCGGCACCGACTGGAAGGTGATTCCCCTCGAAAACCTCATAGCCTCGCTGCAGGGCTATGATGTACAGCTCATCGCCGGAGTGAAGGACTCAGAGGAGGCAAGGCTCGCCCTCGAGACGATGGAACACGGTGCAGATGGCGTGCTGCTGTCCACCTCTGATCCCAACGAGGTCGTAAGGACTGTGAGGGTGGCGAGAAGTGCGGGCACTGGGAGGGTGGAGCTGGTGCCAGCACGCATAACGAGCATAAGGCAGGTGGGCATGGGGGACAGGGTGTGCGTGGACACATGTGCCCTGATGAGCGTTGGAGAGGGCATGCTGGTGGGCTCGCAGGCCAATGGCTTCTTCCTCGTGCACTCTGAGACCGAGGAGTCCCCGTATGTCGCAGCCCGACCGTTCAGGGTGAATGCTGGTGCAGTGCACGCCTACATCAAGGTGGGTGAGAAAACACGCTACCTTTCTGAGCTTCAGGCAGGAGACGAGGTGATGGTGGTGGACGCGCAGGGCAACACGAGGCTCGAGGTCGTGGGGAGGGTGAAGATTGAGCGGCGTCCCCTCGTGCTCGTCGAGGCTGAGGTGGAGGATAAACGTATCAAGATTCTGCTCCAGAACGCAGAGACCATCAAGCTCGTATCCAAGGAAGGTGTGCCACTGTCCATCACGAGTCTAAAGGAGGGTGATGAGGTGCTCGTACATACGGAGAACATCGGAAGGCACTTTGGTATGAGAATAGAGGAGAGCATCATTGAAAAGTGA
- a CDS encoding 3-isopropylmalate dehydratase small subunit has translation MFVIRGRAWVFGDDVDTDVIIPGKYLRTTDYSVFAQHAMEGIMPTFASHVKRGDVVVAGSNFGCGSSREQAAIALKEVGVGCVVARSFARIFFRNAINVGLPIMEADVQCEQGDIVEVDMEQACVRVKNSMYRGTKLPDFLLSILRDGGLVAHRRKRGMGDDCSR, from the coding sequence ATGTTCGTGATAAGGGGAAGGGCATGGGTGTTCGGCGATGATGTCGACACCGACGTCATAATACCCGGCAAGTACCTGCGCACCACTGACTATAGCGTGTTCGCCCAGCACGCGATGGAGGGCATAATGCCCACATTCGCATCCCATGTGAAAAGGGGAGATGTGGTGGTCGCGGGCAGCAACTTTGGGTGTGGCTCATCGAGGGAGCAGGCAGCGATAGCCCTGAAGGAGGTGGGCGTTGGATGTGTGGTCGCCCGCTCATTTGCGAGGATATTCTTCAGAAACGCCATCAACGTGGGGCTTCCCATCATGGAGGCAGACGTGCAGTGTGAGCAGGGGGATATCGTGGAAGTGGACATGGAGCAGGCGTGTGTCAGGGTGAAAAACAGCATGTACAGGGGCACAAAGCTTCCCGATTTTCTCCTCTCCATCCTGAGGGATGGGGGGCTGGTGGCACACAGAAGAAAAAGAGGGATGGGAGATGATTGTTCCAGATGA
- a CDS encoding DUF7714 family protein — protein MIVPDEPKYVGVCSEKPNRTSRVYFLTRYLLEEKGTELTLYELETRGEGIMRDVVDVKVLAEPQEIVRYDKEVDIHNRAELVEIAHMLCGDGVNTVVFKGMDGHITFVHEPDIDQILNIEVYDVVPPHPSMLVYWLSKLKEAGAFNDVMVRFIPRLVNLKQLESPHTVFPCSASGLSPPFLDRDRLKAPVKLIGCDTGREVMRAMYPHIPHTVESFCPFSTELYAPSGPFIARCCRRERCGPARIGGHVGYIVHWGVHQCELIEAVHTLVKEV, from the coding sequence ATGATTGTTCCAGATGAGCCCAAGTATGTAGGCGTGTGCAGTGAGAAGCCCAACAGGACATCGAGGGTGTACTTTCTAACGCGCTATCTCCTCGAAGAGAAGGGCACAGAACTCACCTTATATGAGCTTGAGACCAGGGGAGAGGGCATCATGAGGGATGTCGTGGATGTAAAGGTGCTCGCCGAACCCCAAGAAATCGTGCGCTATGACAAGGAGGTGGACATCCACAACCGTGCCGAGCTCGTGGAAATCGCCCACATGCTGTGTGGTGATGGTGTGAACACCGTTGTGTTCAAAGGAATGGACGGGCACATAACCTTCGTGCACGAGCCCGACATCGACCAGATACTGAACATCGAGGTGTACGACGTGGTGCCACCCCACCCCTCCATGCTGGTGTACTGGCTCTCAAAGCTCAAGGAGGCAGGGGCGTTCAACGACGTGATGGTCAGGTTCATCCCAAGGCTCGTGAATCTCAAACAGCTCGAGTCCCCCCACACAGTGTTTCCATGCTCTGCCAGCGGGCTCTCTCCTCCCTTTCTCGATAGAGACAGGCTAAAGGCTCCCGTAAAGCTCATAGGATGCGATACTGGCAGAGAGGTGATGCGCGCCATGTACCCCCACATCCCCCACACAGTCGAGAGCTTCTGCCCCTTCAGCACCGAGCTGTACGCCCCCTCTGGCCCCTTCATCGCAAGATGCTGCAGGCGCGAGCGATGTGGTCCTGCGAGGATTGGAGGGCATGTGGGGTACATCGTGCACTGGGGCGTGCATCAGTGTGAGCTCATAGAGGCCGTGCACACCCTTGTCAAGGAGGTATGA